The DNA window AATGCGTGCTTGCAAATTCCGTACCTATGCTTCACGATTTCCTTGACAATGAATCCGAAAGCCAACAGCCTTGTAATATCTTCCTCCACGGGAACTTCCATAAGAACTTCTTTAAAATTCATTTTAGAAGCTTCGACTACGCATTTCTCAATTAGCGTTTTTTCAACCTCAGAATTTTCCGCAAATATTCTCCCGATGTAAAATTCCTCGTCGTTCCAGAAAACTATCGCAAAGCCTTTCAATTTATCGACAACGAGGACTTTTTTCCTGAAGTCCGTCATCGAAAGCTCTGCAAAAACGCTGTTCCCGAATTTTTCGTATTCCGTCAAAATAACCTCTTCTACCTCATCGTCCAGCATCTCTCTAACGAGCATTCAGCGGAAATTGATTTAAGAGTATTTAACTTTTTCCACTTCGTGAAGGAAGTTTTTCATGTCGCTCTCGCTGTTGAAATACAGCACCTTCTCTTTTTTCCATTTTATTTTCACGGCAAGATTTTCAAAGTCCGGGTAAATTTCAGCTTCCTTTAAGTTAATTCTTCCTTTATAAATCAACCACTCGTCCATAACAGCGAAAAACCTCGGCTTTCGGAGCGTTGTGAGCAGAAGCATGGTTATGGCGAAAAATAAAGCAAAAGCCGGAAAAGCGTATTTCGTATCCTCCGAAAGCTTCCAAAGGGAGAGAAACGCTGCTAAAACGTACATGGCAGCGAAAGATTTTATGTACCTCTTCCTCGCGAGTTTGTTCTTGGCTGGAACGTAGCTGTAAATCATGTTCCCATCCTCCAGTCTTCAATGTACCTCCTCTGCTTTTCGGTCAGCTCGTCTATTTTCACACCTTCAACCTCTAATTTAAGCTTCGCAACAAACCTGTCCAAATCTTCTGGCATTCTGTAAACTCTGTTAACGAGCTTCCCCCTGTTTTCAACCAGATATCTCACCGCTAAAGCCTGATTAGAGAAGCTCATGTCCATAACCTCAATCGGATGACCGTCTCCAGCTACGAGGTTTACAAGCCTTCCCTCGGCAAGGAGGTAGAGCTTCTTGTTCCCCAGGTCGTACTCTTTAACGTACCTCCTCACCTCTCTAACGTTTTTAGCAAGCTCTTCAAGCTCTTCAATGTTTATCTCAACGTTGAAGTGCCCGGCGTTAGCTAAAATCGCTCCGTTCTTCATCAGCAAAAAGTGCTCCCTCCTTATGACGTCGATGTTGCCCGTGGCAGTTATGAATATGTCTCCTATCTTCGCCGCTTCGCTCATGGGCATTACTTCAAAGCCGTCCATTAACGCTTCCAAAGCCCTTATCTCGTCAACCTCGGTGACTATGACTCTCGCTCCCAGCCCTTTTGCTCTTAAAGCAATTCCCCTTCCGCACCATCCGTATCCGGCTACAACGACAGTTTTTCCGGCAACGAGAATGTTGGTCGCTCTCAAAATTCCGTCCCAAGTCGATTGCCCCGTCCCGTACCTGTTGTCGAAGAGGTACTTCGTGTAAGCGTCGTTTACGGCTATAACCGGGAATTT is part of the Ferroglobus placidus DSM 10642 genome and encodes:
- a CDS encoding adenosylhomocysteinase → MADYLEGMRKIEWAEERMKVLSRIRKIFEEERPLEGIKVGMALHVEAKTAVLVKTLIAGGAEVAITGCNPLTTQDDVAEALRKEGVKCFAKRGMTREEYYNALNRVIDEEPDVIIDDGADLIFLLHKERSEAAGKVIGASEETTTGVKRIKSMEREGILKFPVIAVNDAYTKYLFDNRYGTGQSTWDGILRATNILVAGKTVVVAGYGWCGRGIALRAKGLGARVIVTEVDEIRALEALMDGFEVMPMSEAAKIGDIFITATGNIDVIRREHFLLMKNGAILANAGHFNVEINIEELEELAKNVREVRRYVKEYDLGNKKLYLLAEGRLVNLVAGDGHPIEVMDMSFSNQALAVRYLVENRGKLVNRVYRMPEDLDRFVAKLKLEVEGVKIDELTEKQRRYIEDWRMGT